The Pieris rapae chromosome 13, ilPieRapa1.1, whole genome shotgun sequence genomic sequence CCAATTTAGTTAACTATAATAGTGActagtttattatatcttCTACGTTTCATTTACCAGATGTAAATTTGAAGTTCGTATTTTTGTAACTATAACTCCTGCTGATTTCTAGCTACCCTAAGTAGACCTAAGGGAAAGTATAAcagtatagaaaataaataaaaaaacttatttaatttatagtttaattttaaagtaatgcaTGATTACACAATTCTCCGagaacaatttatttcaaCTTTGAAAACGTTGAACTTATAAACGGATACAATTTATAGCCGATGTGTAAATTCACATCTTATACAAAACCacacacaatttataatttagatataaCATGAAACTGGAACGATTAACAAAGTGTTTTTCACCTAGCTCAGCTAGGTGTgacagttttaatatttgcgGTTTCAAAAACCATAAAAATTTTGTCATCCTTAGATACTTTATACAAcaccaattatttaaatataacaatttcagttaaggaatttattattatcaacatAAAATAAGCTAAATATGTACAAACTATATTACCTGTGCTTATATATCACATACATATCTATTGTTTTGGTTATAACTTTCAGTATAAaacctaatttaaaatatgtatattcctattaaatagataattaaaataacttaaatcacaaaactaaaaaataaattctaaaaacacAAAACGTCCGTCAGCGACGACATCGCTTGGTGAAATGATTGTTTAAGTCACTGCCCTTGCCCGACCCCCGCTATCGTATTCACTCGTTCTTTTTTTGACACCTCTGTAATGGATACATATCCTTTGGGCAGTGAAGTAAGTCTCACTCAGTATTTGTAACAACTTCACCACAGGCCAATGGGTCAGGCTGTTCAATGGCCGGCAAAGGTGCAGCCTGTGACCTAAGTTTTGCAGAACTTAACTCGTTGCTTTGCACCCAAAGTTCCAACTGAAACACGAAACAATGGTATATAGgacatattttttctataagtaTATTGGAGACTGCTTTTTAACaagatcatttgtttttggtgactaataacttaattcttccatataataaaatttaaaaaaaacgatacAAGATCTTTGAGGGAATATATCTGGATTGTCAATTTAATAACCTCGTCTTTAAGTTATTACttcaagtaaaaatatttatatctttttagcatagtataaaaaaacataaatagtcataaaatactcaaataattttgctaattgaaattgaataaatgtatttattatccaattaataaaagttatgtaataaaactacAGCGTTTCAGTTAGTTTATccttattttcatattaattttcaatacaaatcatggaataagttaaaatacttttttaatacttgtaGTATTGTCTTACAAAACAccgaagtgcaaaaatactattatttgtaCACCCGTTTATACACCTAATTCCACACGATGCGATGTACGAAACAAATATCATTTTAgcgttaatatattatttttaaatatatagctagaatatatatatatagaaatctaGAATTTTCTAGTAAAAGCAGAAGACTAAAGAGAACTTACACTACAAAAGTTCGTTAAAAATTTTGCTAAAGCTTACTATTTCCTTTTGCGTTTACAGAACTAAGTTCTTtctcatacattttatatagtatcaaaaatagaatatgtTGAAATTACTGTCGTAGTTAAAAGGCACTaactatatattgtattgGTAAATGTCTATAGAGTAGActaaataaaggctatttatctttcttaataataaattatatttttacctttaaaaAGCCAACAATTGCGCACGGAAAAATTTGAATTGTGTTTTGATAAAGTATTTTACATGCATATTAGAGACATCTCCATAGCATTTCATAAACATCTCAAACTTACTTCTGGAGGCATTTTTTGCGGGTAAGACTTGCAGGTGCCACCGCAATGCAACTGTAATAGCAGTTCTGCAATAGCCGCAGCTGACGTGTCAATAACCCGTTGTCGACACACAGCCACAGCGTGGACGAAGCCACCAGGTCCAATAAATTCATGCTCCATGAATAAGGTCTTCTCATCCCAGAACACCGCCTGCAAACAACCACTAAGTATGAATTGCTAAGTCAAAAGCAAAGGGCGCTTTTATATATGAAGCGTTTATCTATAAAGCTTTTAACGATAGCGATCCCGACATCACTAATAAGTTTTGTACCACGTACGCCAATATTGGTACGCTACGGTTTGATGGAATTGGGAACAAAAATTAGTGCCAAAACTACtactataaattgtatttaaattattctctgGTATGATATAGATAATTGTATACAGTAATTAATGTAGACATTATTAATCACAGTATTGTGCGTAAACATTAAATGAAACAACCAAAGGACTCAATGAAAAGAGATTCTTCGTATATAAAATCcgaaattaattcaaaagtactaaataatctatactaatattataaagaggaaaggtttgattttttgtttgtttgtttgtatgaattgaataggctccgaaactacttggcagatttgaaaaattctttcactgttggaaagctacatcattcctgagtgacataggctatatttcattttcaaaaaaataggcatccttactaaaattacgataacattaacatttgtttattatttgatacaattctaacagatggcgctgagttaaaggtagtagtttggcaagacgacgtttgccaggtcagctagtaacaaataatgtaaaatgacCTTAATATACTTACTAAAGTAGCAAGTAATCTTTTACATTGTGTTATTTGAAAAAGCGTAAATTGTATAgcctatatagtaatataccAAAATTGAGtagacttatttttttaagatgaaTTTGAcatgacaaaaatattaagataaagaAGACAAGAAAAGTCACAACCTCTGGCAGCTGGCAGTAAATAGTAGTTATGAATGAgattggaaaataaaaaaagtagacAGGTATGATCTGGAAACTACAGGGAGGGCTTTGTGGGCTATATTTTCTTGGGATAGAAACAAGTAGAAAGAGCTAAATGAGGCCAACACGtggataaaaaaatgtaagttcACAGAAATAACTATTACAATTTCTAAGATCTGGCATACCCTGGACTTTATAGTAACTCTGGTGAACGGCTTGATATATCTCCTGTATCTGATGGTAGCCGCTCCCTGCAAGACCGCGCCACCAGCTGCTTTGATATTCGCGTACAAGCCCGTACGTTCATAGAAATCAGCTCTAGCGAAGTCTAATTCGCGAAGATACCGCGCGTTATTCATGTGGTATAGAAGTGTGTCTATATCGTTAAGGAGGCACCAACCTGGAATTACATGATATTGATTTAtgaaaaacctttaaaaaaagcacGCCGACCATATGTTGGTTTTAAGACGCGTACTTAAAGAAATCCGAGACTAGAATTAGTGTTAGTTGTAATTTTGttgaaagaaaaactaaagttttgcttagtttaacttaataattatttgtattatattaatatatttattagaaaattaagcaattattTGACAAACTGCCGGTGGTAAATCATGATTTGTTTGGATCACTAATCAAGAAACTCTGAGTAGGTACTTAATACATAATGTTTAAGTATTCCGTGAAGCATTTTTTCAATGACACTAACGGCGAAATATTTGGAggtgacaaaaaatatgtgtgaATTTTTAACGCAAAGTGAACAAAAAAAcctgattaata encodes the following:
- the LOC110997544 gene encoding protein THEM6; the protein is MWTVCVPGWSAILVAGTLLLYGTLDIAYFARMMYTVVKARYFRKKACILDTTEVECWCLLNDIDTLLYHMNNARYLRELDFARADFYERTGLYANIKAAGGAVLQGAATIRYRRYIKPFTRVTIKSRAVFWDEKTLFMEHEFIGPGGFVHAVAVCRQRVIDTSAAAIAELLLQLHCGGTCKSYPQKMPPELELWVQSNELSSAKLRSQAAPLPAIEQPDPLACGEVVTNTE